GGAAGGGGAAACAGCCCGTCTCGCTCTCCGTCCGTTCGATCACGAAGGAATACGAGCTGCCGACCGGCCCTCTCGTCGTCCTGGAGAACGTCTCGTTCGAGGTCGCGGGAGGCGAGTTCCTCGCGGTCGTCGGCCCCTCGGGGTGCGGGAAATCGACGCTCCTCCGGATCATGGCGGGGCTCGTTGCGCCGACCTCGGGAGAGGTCCTCTATAACGGCACCCCGCTCGCGGGGGTCAACCTGGACTGCGCGATGGTGTTCCAGTCGTTCGCGCTCCTTCCCTGGCTCACGGTCATCGAGAACGTCGAGATCGGGCTGGAGGCGCGCGGGCTCTCGGCGGAGGAGCGCGGCCGGCGCGCGAACTTCTACATCGACAAGGTCGGGCTCGACGGATACGAAGAGGCGTACCCGAGGGAGCTGTCGGGGGGAATGAAGCAGCGGGTCGGCTTCGCGCGGGCGCTCGCCGTCGAGCCCAAGGTCCTGCTGATGGACGAGCCGTTCTCGGCGCTCGACGCCCTGACCACGATCAACCTGCGGGAAGAGCTGATCGACCTGTTCCGCGACCCGGAGATCCTGATCTCGATCGCCGTGCTCGTCACCCACACGATCGAGGAGGCGGTCGAGCTGGCGGACCGGGTGATCGTGCTGTCGTCCCATCCCGGCCAGATCGTCACCGACCGCCGGATCGAGCTTCCGCGGCCGCGCGACCGGCGCGACCCCGCCTTCAACGGG
The DNA window shown above is from Thermoanaerobaculia bacterium and carries:
- a CDS encoding ABC transporter ATP-binding protein, whose product is MLETAAVRTGEPATGKGKQPVSLSVRSITKEYELPTGPLVVLENVSFEVAGGEFLAVVGPSGCGKSTLLRIMAGLVAPTSGEVLYNGTPLAGVNLDCAMVFQSFALLPWLTVIENVEIGLEARGLSAEERGRRANFYIDKVGLDGYEEAYPRELSGGMKQRVGFARALAVEPKVLLMDEPFSALDALTTINLREELIDLFRDPEILISIAVLVTHTIEEAVELADRVIVLSSHPGQIVTDRRIELPRPRDRRDPAFNGIVSEIFALIT